One Malania oleifera isolate guangnan ecotype guangnan chromosome 9, ASM2987363v1, whole genome shotgun sequence DNA segment encodes these proteins:
- the LOC131163634 gene encoding nascent polypeptide-associated complex subunit alpha-like protein 1 — protein MTAQTQEELLAAHLEQHKIDPDEPVVEDEDEDEDEDDDDDKDDDEAEGQQDGDGSGRSKQSRSEKKSRKAMLKLGMKPIPGVSRVTVKKSKNILFVISKPDVFKSPTSDTYVIFGEAKIEDLSSQLQTQAAEQFKAPDLSNVISKPESSAMAQDDEEVDETGVEPKDIELVMTQAGVSRSKAVKALKATDGDIVSAIMELTN, from the exons ATGACTGCTCAGACGCAGGAAGAGCTCCTCGCCGCTCATTTAGAACAACATAAGATTGAC CCTGACGAGCCTGTggttgaagatgaagatgaggatgaggatgaggatgatgatgatgataaagaTGATGATGAGGCTGAAG GCCAACAAGATGGAGATGGAAGTGGTAGGTCGAAGCAGAGCAGAAGTGAAAAGAAGAGTCGCAAGGCAATGTTGAAGCTTGGAATGAAACCCATCCCAGGTGTCAGCCGCGTTACTGTCAAAAAGAGCAAGAAT ATTTTGTTTGTTATCTCAAAACCGGATGTCTTCAAAAGCCCTACATCAGACACGTACGTTATATTTGGGGAGGCAAAGATTGAGGACTTGAGTTCGCAATTGCAGACTCAAGCTGCAGAACAATTCAAGGCTCCTGATCTCAGCAATGTGATATCCAAGCCCGAGTCATCAGCCATGGCTCAGGATGATGAAGAGGTGGATGAGACGGGGGTGGAGCCTAAGGATATTGAATTGGTGATGACGCAGGCTGGAGTTTCCAGGTCTAAAGCTGTGAAGGCTCTGAAGGCTACTGATGGGGACATAGTTTCTGCCATCATGGAGCTGACCAACTAA